The genomic window TCGCGGCTCCTTCTAAGATGTTTTTGATGAAGATCCTCAATCAATCTCCGATACAGGAGATGTTTTCGCAAGGTCTCGAAAAGATATTAGTAGAATTCAATAAAAAGCTGAACCCTCTTGCGGGTGTGTTTCAAGCCGCGGGTTTCGAGAAGCAGATCTCCGGTTTTCTTTCGGTTCTGCTTCCGGGATTTACGGAAAAGATGGCGGAGGTTCTGCATTCTTCCTCCGAAAGCGAGGCGGGCAAGATTCTTCTCCGCAACACGCTGAAGATCCTCTTTCAAACCGGCTTTGCGGACATCGGACATCTCGAATCCGCCGATCTCCGAAAACATTTGGAAAAACTGAGAGAAGCTGTTTCCAAAGATCCCCTTTTGGAACAAAGCATAGAAAAGTTTTACGAGAATTTCAGGGACGCGGTGTTAAACGAATACAGAGGAGAAACCTTGAAGGAGTTTCTGGGTTATTCCGAAGAGGAATATGTTCGCTTTAAAAATTCCGTTTCTAAAACGACCGCGGAAAACCTTCTTGCCATCCACAAACAAAAGCCGCTGACTGGGCTCGTAACGGATCTGCTGGAGGATGTGCTTGGATGAAAAAAGTGATCAATCAGATCGGAAAGGCCCTCGAATACCTGGACAAACTCGGTACCGGAAAATCCTTTCAACTGTTTCGTTCACTCGGTTATGAAAAACTGTATTCCCTTTCGGAGAAGGTGGATCACAAAACCCTTTTGTACATCAGCCAGAATCTCGACGAAAAAACAATCATCGAATTTTTAAACCGAATTCCGGAAGAAACCCTCGTACAACTTCTATCCACGGTTCGTCCGGCAGACATTACGTATTTTGCAAATAGCATTCCGATGGACGATCTCGTCTTACTGTCCACTTCCATTCCCGCGGCCGACATCGCGGAAATGTCCTTAAAGACCGGAAAAGAATCCTCCGCGGAACTTTTAAAAAACATCGGTCCCCACAAATCGATCGCTTTGTTAAACGAAGTGGGAGTTCAGAACTTCATCGAACTTTCCTTAAAGGTCCCGCCCACCAAACTGATTCCCGTGGTCGCCGAATTGACTCCGCAGCAATCGGGGATCTGGATCCGTCAACGCGGAATCGGAGACATTCCGAGGTTGATCGAAGCCTTCGGCGTTCAGAATCTTTTGGTGTTTTTGAGAACCCTCGGGTTCGAAAAGAACCTTCACATCATGGGCGTTTTGGGTTTGGAGGAATTGATCGAACTCGCGTATACGATTTCAGGAATGAAACTTCCGGGTGCGGCAAGCGGTTCCGGCAAATCCCAAAAATCCGCCTCTAAAAAATCTCCCAAAAAAAAGGCGAAGCCGAAAAAGAAAACTCCCGCCAAAAAGAAACGAAAACATTCGTAAATTAGAAACTTCTAAAGTGGAAGGCGCGGGCAACGCGTTTTTTAACGGGCAGCCGCCTTACTCGTCTTTTGCAGGGAATCGGAATGGATTCTTCCGTCCACCATGTTGATTCTGCGTCCCGCCAGAGCCGCATAATCCGGGTCGTGCGTCACGAAAACGACGGTGGTTCTGTTTTCTCGGTTGATCCGCTTTAGGATTTCCATAGCTTTATCCCCGTTTGCCGTGTCCAAATTTCCGGTCGGTTCGTCCGCAAACAGAAAAATCGGATTCATGATCAAAGCCCGCGCGATTGCGGTCCTTTGCTGCTCGCCCCCGGACATTTGGGAGGGAAATTTGTCCTTACAATGTTCCAATCCGAACTCGGAGAGAAGTCGCCTCGCTTCGTCCCGCTTAACGATATTCGTTTCCGTTTTACGCGTCGGCATCAATATATTTTCGATCGCGGTCAGCTCGGGCAGAAGATAATGAAATTGGAATACGAACCCTATATTCAGATTTCGGAATATATGCGCTTCCTTGCTCGGCATCGAAAATAGATCCATTCCGTTCAGGAACACCTTTCCGGAACTCGGCTGATCCAATCCGCTCAACATATATAACAAAGTGGATTTTCCGGAACCGGATCTTCCCGTCAATGCGACGAACTCTCCCCGCTGCAGACGAAACTCCGCGTCCTGCACCGCGTATGTAGGCGGTTCTCCGAAACGTTTGGATAAGGAAGTGCACGCGATCGCGGCCTCTTCCTTCTTTTCACTCGTATAGGATCGCCCCGGATTCATGCGCTACCCCGTATGATTTCGACGGGAGAAAGTTTCGACGCGGACTTCGCGGGAATATAAGCCGCGATTCCGCTCGTGATCACGGATAAGCTGAAAGCCTTAACGTAGATCGTATAATCCCAGGAAATCTTCATCACGTTGATCATCACTTGTCCCTTGGTCGTTTTACCGCCGATCGGATAACCGTCCAAAGCGTAACACGCGATCGCCCCCACGATCAAACCGCAAGCTGCTCCGAGCAAACCCAACAAGAGCCCTTGTATGATAAAGAGTCGGATCGTATCTCCTTCGTCAAAACCGACGGACCGAAGAATCGCGATTTCCCTTTTTTTATGATTCACAACCATATTCAAAACATTGTATATTCCGAAAGCGACGACTAGTATGATCGTGAACGTAGTCGTATTTCTTACGATATTCTGCGTTTTGAACACGGACAACACGCTTTCATACGTTTGATCCCAGCTTTGAACCTTGTCCTTGGTGAAAAAAGACCACTCCGTGGCGACATCGGCCGCTTTCGAAACGTCTATCAATCGAACGGCGATTTCCGATATGACTCCGTTCGACTGCGTGATTCGTTGAACCGTCCTCAGAGACGCGTAGACGGTCGTATCGTCGATCATTCGATTCCCGACTCGAAAGACTCCGCCGACTTTGACGTTGGATAATTTACCGTTCGTGGTAACCACTTGAAGAGTATCGCCGGTTTCGGCGCCGAGTTTTTCCAACAATCCGGAACCGGCGAAAATCATATCACCTCCCCGATCGAGATCGCGAAGATTCCCCTTTTCCACGTATTTACCGATCGTCGTCACTTTGGTTTGACGGGCGGGATCGATCCCTTGCAGTTTTCCGGGCAAGGTCTGCTTTCCGAATTTGAAGATCAGTTGTCTATTGAGCTGCGGGGCATACGCTTCCACGCGTTCGTCCTGATCCAATTTCAAAAACCAACCTTTAACGTTTGTTAGCTGAGTAGAATCCGTTTTTCCCGAAGGAGGATTGATCCATCGTACGGTCGAGTCGGGAGAGAAAATTCCTTCGAAACTTTCCTTCTTTAAAACTTCGTCTCTGGGAGAGATGCGGATCTGCGCGTCGTTGTTCACGAGTTGATCCGTGATATATTCCTGAAAGCCCAACATCATCCCGGAAAAAACGACATATCCGGCGGTCCCCAAGAGAATCCCCAAAAAAGTCAGAAAAGTCTGCTGCGGCCTCTTTAACAACTGCCGAATCGCGAGAAAAAACATAAGGGTCTACTTTTCTCCGTTTAAAAAGACCGTATCGGTTGGCAGCACGGAATCTTCCAAGACCTCGCACCATTCTCCGTCGACGGCGCCGACGTTCGCTTGTATCCAGAACGTTTTCCCGTTTCGTCTAACGCGGATTCTGCCTTTTTCGACGGCTCGAATCGGGATCAACACCGCGTTTTCTTTACGTGCCACTTCCAGAGCGACGTCCGCAGTCATCTCCGGTAAAATTCCTTCGGGCATCGAGTCCACGTCTACACGGACAAAAAATTGACCGTCGGAAGGATAAACCCGGCTGACCTTCCCGAGCATCTTATTGCCGCGCAAATTCTCGAAGCTTAGTTCCGCCTTTTGTCCGGTGCGAATCCGCAACAT from Leptospira yasudae includes these protein-coding regions:
- a CDS encoding ABC transporter ATP-binding protein, which produces MNPGRSYTSEKKEEAAIACTSLSKRFGEPPTYAVQDAEFRLQRGEFVALTGRSGSGKSTLLYMLSGLDQPSSGKVFLNGMDLFSMPSKEAHIFRNLNIGFVFQFHYLLPELTAIENILMPTRKTETNIVKRDEARRLLSEFGLEHCKDKFPSQMSGGEQQRTAIARALIMNPIFLFADEPTGNLDTANGDKAMEILKRINRENRTTVVFVTHDPDYAALAGRRINMVDGRIHSDSLQKTSKAAAR
- a CDS encoding ABC transporter permease: MFFLAIRQLLKRPQQTFLTFLGILLGTAGYVVFSGMMLGFQEYITDQLVNNDAQIRISPRDEVLKKESFEGIFSPDSTVRWINPPSGKTDSTQLTNVKGWFLKLDQDERVEAYAPQLNRQLIFKFGKQTLPGKLQGIDPARQTKVTTIGKYVEKGNLRDLDRGGDMIFAGSGLLEKLGAETGDTLQVVTTNGKLSNVKVGGVFRVGNRMIDDTTVYASLRTVQRITQSNGVISEIAVRLIDVSKAADVATEWSFFTKDKVQSWDQTYESVLSVFKTQNIVRNTTTFTIILVVAFGIYNVLNMVVNHKKREIAILRSVGFDEGDTIRLFIIQGLLLGLLGAACGLIVGAIACYALDGYPIGGKTTKGQVMINVMKISWDYTIYVKAFSLSVITSGIAAYIPAKSASKLSPVEIIRGSA